One window of the Senegalia massiliensis genome contains the following:
- a CDS encoding amidohydrolase family protein, protein MKNIDLILYNGDILTIDENLSTANWIAVDKGSIIDIGNNDEYKKYINNAKEKIDLMGKTVLPGFYDSHVHLVQTGLNLLSVDLSDVQSIVELQERIRKATYKKPEGQLIRGIGYDDLRVSECRMPTRYELDKCAPNHPVWINRVEYHISSINSMALNSLNIPFDLEGIIRDERGLPDGRLTGKASAYIRGQILNNFSDSIRKKGVNKALDLAISKGVTTVGALEGGFVFHNRDAEFIINNNTKFPIDINLFYQTIDVDMVKGKQLNRIGGCIFLDGSFGSRNAALKEDYSDQKNNKGRLFFSQEELNEFILNAHKENLQITVHAIGDRAIEQILNSYEYALTKYKRENHRHRIEHFELPSDEHIKRAKDLELVLSMQPSYEYYWGDKGDLYDKRLGERRKKTNPFKKIVESGLIIAGGSDSDVTKIDPLLGIHTAVNHPNKEYSISPIEAIKLFTINGAYSVFEEDIKGSIEIGKWADLVVLDKNPLKVKKEEIKDINVELTLKQGYIIFKNKGDIDG, encoded by the coding sequence GTGAAAAATATAGATTTGATATTATACAATGGAGATATATTAACTATAGATGAAAATCTATCTACAGCTAATTGGATAGCTGTAGATAAAGGCAGTATAATAGATATAGGGAATAATGATGAATATAAAAAATATATAAATAATGCAAAAGAAAAAATAGATTTAATGGGAAAAACAGTATTACCAGGATTTTATGATAGTCATGTTCATCTTGTACAAACAGGATTAAATTTATTATCAGTAGATTTAAGTGATGTACAAAGTATAGTTGAGTTACAAGAAAGAATAAGAAAAGCTACATATAAAAAACCGGAAGGACAACTTATAAGAGGTATAGGTTATGATGATTTAAGAGTATCTGAATGTCGTATGCCTACAAGATATGAATTAGATAAGTGTGCTCCAAATCATCCTGTATGGATAAATAGAGTAGAATATCATATAAGTTCAATTAATTCAATGGCACTAAATAGCTTAAATATACCATTTGATTTAGAGGGTATAATAAGAGATGAAAGAGGACTTCCTGATGGAAGATTAACAGGTAAAGCCAGTGCATATATTAGAGGGCAAATACTAAATAACTTTTCAGATAGCATAAGAAAAAAAGGTGTAAATAAAGCATTAGATTTAGCAATTAGCAAAGGTGTAACTACAGTTGGAGCATTGGAAGGTGGATTTGTATTTCATAATAGAGATGCAGAATTCATAATAAATAATAATACGAAATTTCCTATAGATATAAACTTGTTCTATCAGACAATAGATGTAGACATGGTAAAAGGAAAACAGTTAAACCGAATTGGTGGATGTATATTTTTAGATGGTTCATTTGGTTCAAGAAACGCAGCATTAAAAGAAGATTATTCAGATCAAAAAAATAATAAAGGTAGACTGTTCTTTTCACAAGAAGAATTAAATGAATTTATATTAAATGCACATAAAGAAAACCTGCAAATAACAGTACATGCTATAGGTGATAGAGCAATAGAGCAAATACTAAATTCATATGAATATGCACTTACAAAGTATAAAAGGGAAAATCATAGGCATAGAATAGAACATTTTGAATTACCATCTGATGAACATATAAAAAGAGCTAAAGATTTAGAATTAGTATTATCAATGCAACCATCCTATGAGTATTATTGGGGAGATAAAGGGGATTTATATGATAAGAGATTAGGTGAAAGAAGAAAAAAAACAAATCCATTTAAAAAAATTGTAGAATCAGGATTAATCATAGCAGGGGGGTCAGATAGTGATGTAACAAAAATAGATCCACTTTTAGGAATACATACAGCAGTAAATCATCCAAATAAAGAGTATTCAATATCACCTATAGAAGCTATAAAGTTATTTACAATTAATGGAGCTTATTCTGTATTTGAAGAAGATATTAAGGGGTCAATAGAAATAGGTAAATGGGCAGATTTAGTAGTATTAGATAAAAATCCTTTAAAAGTTAAAAAAGAAGAAATAAAAGATATAAATGTAGAATTAACATTAAAACAAGGCTATATAATCTTTAAAAATAAAGGTGATATAGATGGCTAA
- a CDS encoding M20 family metallopeptidase — MTQKYREYINEENIVELLSSLIEIESPYFREDKIMEYAHDLLKKKNIPTEIHEYEDKKITKFKGKNVIGNLKGKGKGPKILLNGHLDTVEICEGWEYNPLKATRQGNRLYGLGALDMKSGVAAIILALEAFKNTVDEFDGEILYTLVSDEEGPFGLGTDALIQDGYTEDIDVAIVPEPSSGFSACDFPCVCLGARGGYNYSVKLKGKSSHAAAPELGINAITDASKVILELENMDGLKDDKLGEGSFALIEMNGGGAACSVADTAEFTVFRHIVRGEDKDYIVDEVNRAVEKANIKSKVDINFREAPNDEADGFLPYTVDEENEYTLALQKSIKNITGKEGQTSYFTSIGDFNYLGTRVGVPTFVFGPHGENYHSSNEYVLIDTVVKTAEVIYDFLKTTLNAK; from the coding sequence TTGACACAAAAATATAGGGAATATATAAATGAGGAAAATATAGTAGAATTGTTATCCTCTCTTATAGAAATAGAAAGCCCTTATTTCAGAGAAGATAAAATAATGGAATATGCACATGATTTATTAAAGAAAAAAAATATTCCAACAGAAATACATGAATATGAAGATAAAAAGATAACAAAATTTAAAGGTAAAAATGTAATAGGAAATTTAAAAGGAAAAGGAAAAGGTCCAAAAATATTATTAAATGGACATTTAGATACAGTAGAGATATGTGAAGGTTGGGAGTACAACCCATTAAAAGCAACAAGACAAGGAAATCGTTTATATGGACTTGGTGCACTTGATATGAAATCAGGAGTAGCAGCTATAATACTTGCTTTGGAAGCATTTAAAAATACAGTAGATGAATTTGATGGAGAAATACTCTATACATTAGTATCAGATGAGGAAGGTCCATTTGGATTAGGTACAGATGCACTTATACAAGATGGATATACAGAAGATATAGATGTAGCCATAGTTCCAGAACCTAGTAGTGGATTTTCAGCATGTGATTTTCCATGTGTATGTCTTGGAGCAAGAGGTGGATATAATTATAGTGTTAAACTAAAAGGGAAGTCATCTCATGCAGCAGCACCTGAACTTGGAATAAATGCAATAACTGATGCATCGAAAGTTATATTAGAATTAGAAAATATGGATGGATTAAAAGATGATAAATTAGGTGAAGGCTCTTTTGCGCTAATAGAAATGAATGGTGGAGGAGCAGCATGTAGTGTAGCAGACACTGCAGAATTCACAGTGTTTAGACATATAGTAAGAGGAGAAGACAAAGACTATATAGTAGATGAAGTAAATAGAGCAGTAGAAAAAGCAAATATAAAGAGTAAAGTAGATATAAACTTTAGAGAAGCTCCAAATGATGAAGCAGATGGATTTTTACCTTATACAGTAGATGAAGAAAATGAATATACTTTGGCATTACAAAAGAGTATAAAAAATATCACTGGAAAAGAAGGTCAAACAAGTTATTTTACAAGCATAGGTGACTTTAATTATCTAGGAACAAGAGTAGGTGTACCTACATTTGTATTTGGACCTCATGGTGAGAATTATCATAGTAGTAATGAATATGTGCTTATAGACACTGTAGTTAAAACTGCAGAAGTAATATATGATTTCTTAAAGACAACATTAAATGCAAAATAA
- the nhaC gene encoding Na+/H+ antiporter NhaC: MSNLKDSSGKRPSFIAALSVILFLCIAMAVQIFVLKQNYATHITLIMAATFAAVIALISGFSWDDVQEGILYGCKIAMLPMLILMLVGVLIASWIPAGTIPTLIYYGLNILSPKIFLVTVAFVCAVSSISTGSSYTTGATFGVAFMGIGYGLGIPAPITAGAVITGAIFGDKMSPLSDSTNLAAGVAEANLFDHIKSMAYTTGPAFLISLVIYGIVGFKFGSGTIDTAQIDGILNGLSSNYYISPITLIPAVVIVILAVKKVSGLAVMVIASLLGLAFAMIFQGYGLGEMLAFMNDGFVSETGVEAVDALLSRGGLQSMMWTISLGFIGLSYGGILEKTKILEVLLEKIAVLVSSAKGLITTHVLSSIAVNLFSASQYIAIIIPSRMLVPAYKKLNILPQVNSRTSEDSATVTSPLVPWGLCGVFFAGTLGVPTMDYFPYVFLSFLTPLIAILYSFTGKFIFKEGDIESVNTYHDEDTVEKTV; this comes from the coding sequence TATTGCAGCCTTATCAGTTATTTTATTTTTATGTATTGCAATGGCGGTTCAGATATTCGTATTAAAGCAAAATTATGCTACACATATTACGTTAATAATGGCAGCGACATTTGCAGCAGTGATAGCATTAATATCAGGATTTAGTTGGGATGATGTACAGGAAGGTATACTATATGGATGTAAAATAGCAATGCTTCCAATGCTTATTCTTATGCTAGTAGGGGTACTTATTGCATCATGGATACCAGCAGGAACAATACCAACATTAATATATTATGGATTAAACATATTATCACCAAAAATATTTTTAGTTACTGTAGCGTTTGTATGTGCAGTATCATCTATATCTACAGGAAGTTCATATACTACTGGTGCTACATTTGGTGTTGCATTTATGGGTATTGGATATGGACTTGGAATACCAGCACCAATTACAGCAGGAGCAGTTATAACTGGCGCAATCTTTGGAGATAAAATGTCACCATTATCAGACTCTACAAATTTAGCAGCAGGTGTGGCAGAGGCAAACCTTTTCGACCACATTAAATCTATGGCATATACTACAGGACCAGCATTTTTAATATCTCTTGTAATATATGGAATAGTAGGATTTAAGTTTGGTAGTGGAACAATAGATACTGCACAAATAGATGGCATATTAAATGGATTAAGTTCAAATTATTATATAAGTCCTATAACATTAATACCAGCAGTAGTAATAGTTATACTTGCAGTTAAAAAGGTCTCAGGACTTGCAGTAATGGTAATAGCATCACTTTTAGGTCTAGCATTTGCAATGATATTCCAAGGATATGGATTAGGAGAAATGTTAGCATTTATGAATGATGGATTTGTATCAGAAACAGGAGTAGAAGCAGTAGATGCATTACTTAGTCGTGGAGGGCTTCAAAGTATGATGTGGACTATATCTCTAGGATTTATAGGACTAAGTTATGGTGGAATATTAGAAAAAACAAAGATATTAGAAGTATTATTAGAAAAAATAGCTGTTTTAGTTAGTAGTGCAAAGGGACTTATTACAACACATGTATTATCATCAATTGCAGTAAATTTATTTTCAGCAAGTCAATATATAGCTATAATAATACCATCTCGTATGCTAGTACCAGCATATAAGAAATTAAATATATTACCACAAGTTAATTCAAGAACTTCAGAAGATTCAGCAACAGTTACATCACCACTTGTACCATGGGGATTATGTGGAGTATTTTTTGCAGGAACATTAGGCGTTCCTACAATGGATTATTTTCCATATGTATTCTTATCATTCTTAACACCATTAATAGCAATACTATATTCTTTCACAGGCAAATTTATATTTAAAGAAGGAGATATAGAATCAGTAAATACGTATCATGATGAAGACACAGTTGAAAAGACAGTTTAA